A single Mangrovimonas sp. YM274 DNA region contains:
- a CDS encoding DEAD/DEAH box helicase yields the protein MSMSQTLQLTQEQRNKKRLYDYQLADLNRIFDVIETQSDNYNLLYQLPTGGGKTVIFSEIVRRYIQHHQKKVVILTHRIELCKQTSRMLSGFGVHNKVINSKVKELHDQDEFSCFVAMVETLNNRLNDEKLKLEDIGLVIIDEAHYNSFRKLFKFFKDCFILGVTATPLSSNIKLPMKDNYDELIVGDDISTLIKNGFLAKAEIYNYDVELSTLKIGVNGDYTVKSSEALYTNSIMQSKLLYAYEEMSKGKKTLIFNNGINTSKEVYYSFKRAGYQNIRHLDNTASKQERKDILKWFKNTPDGILTSVSILTTGFDEPTVESVILNRATRSLTLYFQMIGRGSRVLGNKKDFLVLDLGNNIIRFGPWDQRVDWQHIFKYPDLYLENIRNDEDIERDFVYTMPELIKQKFKGVKSFDFDMKAEYQKAVKEGQKSIVAIERSIQQHSQMCINSSKDVYEARSLIKHLQDDIAYRIKQYSYCIMNCTDNYKDWLHEEYNRKLRLSFNGKF from the coding sequence ATGTCTATGTCTCAAACTCTACAACTCACCCAGGAACAGAGAAACAAGAAACGTTTATACGATTATCAATTGGCAGATCTCAATCGGATTTTTGATGTGATTGAAACCCAGTCTGATAATTATAACTTGTTGTATCAACTGCCAACAGGAGGAGGGAAGACGGTTATTTTTTCTGAAATAGTGAGACGCTATATACAGCACCATCAAAAGAAGGTGGTTATTTTAACACACCGCATTGAGTTGTGTAAGCAAACCTCTAGAATGCTCTCTGGATTTGGTGTTCATAATAAGGTGATTAACAGTAAGGTTAAGGAGCTTCATGACCAAGATGAATTTAGCTGTTTTGTGGCGATGGTTGAGACCCTTAATAATAGACTAAATGACGAAAAACTGAAGTTGGAGGATATTGGATTGGTCATTATAGATGAGGCGCATTACAATTCATTTCGAAAATTATTTAAGTTTTTCAAGGATTGTTTTATCCTTGGGGTAACGGCAACACCATTGAGTTCCAATATTAAACTTCCTATGAAGGATAATTATGATGAACTTATTGTAGGGGATGATATTTCAACATTAATAAAAAATGGGTTTTTGGCCAAGGCTGAAATTTATAATTACGATGTAGAGCTGAGCACGCTTAAAATAGGTGTAAATGGCGACTATACCGTTAAATCTTCCGAAGCACTGTATACCAATTCAATAATGCAGAGTAAGCTGTTGTATGCCTACGAAGAAATGTCTAAAGGAAAAAAGACCTTGATTTTTAACAATGGTATCAATACTTCAAAAGAAGTATATTATTCTTTTAAACGGGCAGGGTATCAAAATATAAGACACCTGGACAATACGGCTTCAAAGCAAGAACGAAAGGATATCTTAAAATGGTTTAAAAATACACCAGATGGTATTTTAACCTCAGTAAGTATTTTAACGACCGGATTTGATGAGCCTACTGTAGAATCGGTTATTTTGAATCGAGCTACGCGATCATTGACGTTATACTTTCAGATGATAGGAAGGGGATCAAGGGTACTTGGCAATAAAAAGGATTTCTTAGTATTGGATCTAGGGAACAATATCATCAGGTTTGGCCCTTGGGACCAGCGGGTAGATTGGCAACATATTTTTAAGTATCCAGATTTGTATTTGGAGAATATTAGAAATGATGAAGATATAGAGCGGGACTTTGTGTATACCATGCCAGAACTCATCAAACAAAAATTTAAGGGTGTTAAAAGCTTTGATTTTGATATGAAAGCTGAATACCAAAAGGCGGTAAAAGAAGGGCAGAAGTCGATTGTGGCCATTGAGCGTTCCATCCAGCAACATTCACAAATGTGTATAAATAGCAGTAAAGATGTTTATGAAGCTCGTTCTCTCATAAAGCACCTTCAGGACGATATTGCCTATCGTATTAAGCAATATTCCTACTGTATTATGAATTGTACCGATAATTATAAAGATTGGTTGCACGAGGAGTATAACCGAAAGCTACGACTGAGTTTTAATGGAAAGTTTTAA
- a CDS encoding Hsp20/alpha crystallin family protein, producing MSTLVTMPKPGKTTSNKRSVATLPSFSSWVDNLFDHNFGTEFLSNFNTGITAPAVNIKETNEAFHLELAIPGMKKSDFDINVENKILTISSEVKTLDEEKNDHYTRREFGYSSFKRTFTLPDAVEPENIKATYQDGILEVNLPKRDEAKQKPAKRIEVS from the coding sequence ATGAGTACTTTAGTAACAATGCCTAAACCAGGTAAAACAACTTCCAACAAAAGAAGCGTTGCAACATTGCCAAGTTTTTCATCTTGGGTTGACAATCTATTTGACCATAATTTTGGTACAGAATTTTTGTCTAATTTTAATACAGGTATTACGGCACCAGCAGTAAACATAAAGGAAACTAATGAAGCTTTCCATTTGGAATTGGCGATTCCGGGAATGAAGAAATCTGATTTTGATATAAATGTGGAAAATAAAATTCTAACTATTTCCTCTGAAGTCAAAACTCTGGATGAAGAAAAAAATGACCATTATACAAGACGTGAATTTGGGTATTCTTCCTTTAAAAGAACATTTACTCTGCCAGATGCTGTAGAGCCAGAAAATATAAAGGCTACTTATCAAGATGGTATTTTGGAAGTTAACTTGCCTAAACGGGATGAAGCAAAACAGAAGCCTGCGAAACGCATTGAGGTTTCTTAA
- a CDS encoding biopolymer transporter ExbD produces the protein MKTSRHVAPQVNAGSMADIAFLLLIFFLVTTTISMDSGLSRKLPPHCPPNTDCNADIKERNLLRIMINANNEILVNEKLVAIQDLKQVATNFIDNNGANTCDYCHGKSENTSSETPQKAVISLQTAAKTNYEFYIEVQDEITKAYYDLRQTYAREILKKPSNNLSEKDLKEVKAAYPFFLSEAQTE, from the coding sequence ATGAAAACTTCACGACACGTCGCACCCCAAGTAAATGCTGGCTCCATGGCCGACATAGCGTTTTTATTGCTTATCTTCTTTTTGGTTACTACCACCATTTCTATGGATTCAGGTTTAAGTAGAAAACTTCCGCCACATTGCCCTCCAAATACGGATTGCAATGCAGATATTAAGGAAAGGAACCTTCTTAGAATAATGATAAACGCAAACAATGAAATTCTGGTGAACGAGAAATTAGTTGCCATTCAAGACTTAAAGCAGGTTGCCACCAACTTTATAGATAACAATGGCGCAAACACTTGCGACTACTGCCATGGAAAATCCGAAAATACATCTTCAGAAACCCCACAAAAAGCAGTTATTTCCTTACAAACAGCAGCTAAAACAAATTATGAATTTTACATTGAAGTTCAGGATGAAATCACAAAAGCTTATTATGATTTAAGACAAACCTACGCACGGGAAATTCTAAAAAAGCCCAGTAATAATTTATCAGAAAAAGACCTCAAGGAAGTAAAAGCGGCCTATCCGTTTTTTTTATCTGAAGCTCAGACGGAATAG
- a CDS encoding 3D domain-containing protein: MLSNTSIIKVLGALFLVFAISCKKEVDPPKTHEWKTLKVTATAYNSLESQTNSNPHITAFGDSLKPGLKYIAVSRDLLKKGLKHNTPVMIEGFDDLFLVKDKMHTRWSNRIDIYMGVDVDSARNWGRKKVKIKYQVEVKQDSIPSELQIKKTDRPLLLP; this comes from the coding sequence ATGCTATCCAACACTAGTATTATAAAAGTTTTGGGTGCTCTGTTTTTGGTGTTTGCAATATCTTGTAAAAAGGAAGTTGATCCACCCAAAACACATGAGTGGAAAACGTTGAAGGTTACGGCGACAGCATACAATTCTCTGGAAAGTCAGACCAATTCCAATCCGCATATTACAGCTTTTGGTGATAGTTTAAAGCCTGGATTAAAATATATAGCAGTGTCCAGAGATTTACTGAAAAAGGGGCTTAAACACAATACCCCAGTAATGATTGAAGGGTTTGATGATTTGTTTTTGGTAAAGGACAAAATGCACACCCGTTGGTCCAACAGAATTGATATCTATATGGGGGTGGATGTGGATTCTGCTAGAAATTGGGGGCGAAAAAAGGTGAAAATCAAATATCAGGTAGAGGTTAAGCAAGATTCTATTCCGTCTGAGCTTCAGATAAAAAAAACGGATAGGCCGCTTTTACTTCCTTGA
- a CDS encoding dehydrogenase E1 component subunit alpha/beta gives MLTSIKSNIIYDKKNLDSKKLIQLYKQMLKPRLIEEKMLILLRQGKISKWFSGIGQEAISVGVTMALQKDEYILPMHRNLGVFTSRDIPLHRLFNQWQGKASGFTNGRDRSFHFGTQEYNIVGMISHLGPQLGVADGIALSSLLKKKKQVTAVFTGEGGTSEGDFHEALNVASVWQLPVIFCVENNGYGLSTPTNEQYNCKDIADRGKGYGMESFIIDGNNILEVYTKVSKLAESIRKRPRPILIEFKTFRMRGHEEASGTKYVPQKLMDEWAAKDPLSNFEIYLKETNVITEKQITAARESIIEEINEHLQKAYDELPIEPNVQKELGDVYKDFKYEDVAAGLEVAEIRFVDAVAEGLKQSMERHNDLVIMGQDIAEYGGVFKITEGFVEAFGKERVRNTPICESAIVEVGMGLSIAGMKAVVEMQFADFVSSGFNPIVNYLAKSHYRWGQQADVVVRMPCGAGVAAGPFHSQTNEAWFTKTPGLKVVYPAFPYDAKGLLATAINDPNPVLFFEHKALYRSVKQDVPTNYFTLPLGKAAVLKEGLDVTIISYGAAVHWALETLESNPNIKADLIDLRTLQPLDIETVFASVKKTGRVIILQEDSLFGGIASDLSAMIMEACFEALDAPVKRVASLETPIPFISQLENQYLAKARFEEALKELIAY, from the coding sequence ATGCTAACATCCATAAAAAGCAACATTATTTACGATAAAAAGAATTTGGATTCTAAAAAATTAATCCAACTCTACAAGCAGATGCTTAAACCGCGTTTGATAGAGGAAAAAATGCTGATTTTATTGCGTCAGGGTAAAATTTCAAAATGGTTTTCGGGCATTGGTCAGGAAGCTATTTCTGTGGGTGTTACTATGGCGTTGCAAAAGGATGAATATATATTGCCAATGCATAGAAATCTAGGGGTGTTTACGTCTAGAGATATTCCGTTACATCGTTTATTTAATCAATGGCAAGGAAAAGCCAGCGGCTTTACCAATGGTCGAGATCGCTCTTTTCATTTTGGTACACAAGAGTATAATATAGTGGGGATGATTTCTCATTTGGGACCTCAATTGGGAGTGGCCGATGGTATTGCGTTGTCAAGTTTACTGAAAAAGAAAAAACAGGTTACTGCCGTATTTACAGGAGAAGGAGGGACCAGTGAAGGAGATTTTCACGAAGCCCTTAATGTGGCTTCGGTGTGGCAACTGCCTGTTATTTTTTGTGTAGAGAACAATGGTTATGGCCTTTCAACACCTACGAATGAGCAGTATAACTGCAAGGATATTGCTGATAGGGGAAAAGGCTATGGTATGGAATCTTTCATTATAGATGGAAACAATATTCTTGAGGTGTATACCAAAGTTTCCAAATTGGCTGAAAGTATCCGTAAACGCCCGCGTCCAATTCTTATTGAGTTCAAAACCTTTAGAATGCGTGGTCATGAGGAGGCTAGTGGAACCAAATATGTTCCACAAAAATTAATGGATGAATGGGCCGCAAAAGACCCTTTGAGCAATTTTGAAATATACTTAAAGGAAACCAATGTCATTACCGAAAAGCAAATTACTGCTGCTAGAGAAAGTATTATAGAAGAAATCAATGAACATTTGCAAAAGGCATATGACGAATTGCCTATAGAACCTAATGTTCAAAAAGAATTAGGAGATGTCTATAAAGATTTTAAATATGAAGATGTTGCAGCCGGTTTAGAGGTTGCTGAAATTCGTTTTGTCGATGCGGTTGCTGAAGGCTTAAAACAATCTATGGAACGCCATAATGATTTGGTGATTATGGGCCAGGACATTGCGGAGTATGGAGGTGTGTTTAAAATCACGGAAGGCTTTGTGGAAGCGTTTGGAAAGGAGCGTGTTAGAAATACACCGATTTGCGAATCGGCCATTGTGGAAGTAGGGATGGGGTTATCAATAGCAGGAATGAAGGCTGTTGTAGAAATGCAGTTTGCTGATTTTGTGAGTTCCGGTTTCAATCCAATTGTCAATTATTTGGCCAAATCGCATTACCGTTGGGGACAACAGGCCGATGTTGTTGTGAGAATGCCTTGTGGAGCGGGGGTTGCAGCAGGTCCATTTCACTCGCAAACCAATGAGGCATGGTTTACTAAAACACCAGGGTTAAAAGTGGTGTATCCAGCGTTTCCGTATGATGCCAAAGGCTTATTGGCAACAGCGATAAACGATCCCAATCCGGTTCTGTTTTTTGAGCACAAAGCTTTGTATAGAAGCGTGAAACAGGACGTTCCTACTAATTATTTTACATTGCCATTAGGGAAGGCTGCTGTGCTGAAAGAAGGATTGGATGTTACTATCATTAGTTATGGAGCGGCGGTACATTGGGCCTTGGAGACTTTAGAAAGCAACCCGAATATTAAGGCTGATTTAATAGACTTAAGAACGTTACAACCTTTAGATATAGAGACTGTGTTTGCTTCGGTGAAAAAAACAGGGCGAGTGATTATTTTGCAGGAAGATTCCTTGTTTGGAGGAATTGCCAGCGATTTATCGGCAATGATTATGGAGGCGTGTTTTGAGGCTTTGGATGCGCCTGTAAAGCGTGTGGCTAGTTTGGAAACCCCAATTCCATTTATTTCCCAATTGGAAAATCAATATTTGGCTAAAGCTAGGTTTGAAGAGGCTCTAAAGGAATTGATTGCTTATTAA
- a CDS encoding isopenicillin N synthase family oxygenase → MNAIPSVDLQDFISEDPIRKQKFVDEIGKAYENIGFVALKGHFLDDKLVESLYSEVKLFFELPLDIKQKYEIPGIGGQRGYVSFGKESAKGRKEGDLKEFWHFGQYVEDNPKLAETYPNNVTVEEVPEFNVVGKEAYKMLEKTAKYVLRALALRLGLEETYFDDYIHNGNSILRPIHYPPIVEEPKDAVRAAAHGDINLITLLMGAQGRGLQVQNHKGEWIDAIAQPDELMINVGDMLSRHTNNKLKSTIHRVVNPPKELWGTSRYSIPFFMHPVSEMKLDVLDTCVDEEHPKLYEDTTAGEFLHERLVELGLIKQ, encoded by the coding sequence ATGAACGCAATACCAAGTGTTGACCTTCAGGATTTTATTTCAGAAGACCCAATTAGAAAACAAAAATTCGTGGATGAAATAGGAAAAGCTTATGAAAATATAGGATTTGTTGCCCTTAAAGGTCATTTCTTGGACGATAAGTTAGTGGAGTCTCTTTATTCCGAAGTAAAACTTTTTTTCGAGTTGCCTTTGGATATAAAGCAGAAATATGAAATTCCTGGAATTGGAGGACAACGTGGCTATGTTTCCTTTGGAAAAGAAAGTGCCAAAGGCAGAAAAGAAGGCGATTTGAAAGAGTTTTGGCATTTTGGTCAATATGTGGAAGACAACCCCAAATTGGCCGAAACATACCCCAACAATGTTACCGTTGAGGAAGTTCCTGAATTCAATGTAGTTGGAAAAGAAGCTTACAAGATGCTGGAGAAAACCGCCAAATACGTATTGCGAGCACTAGCCCTTAGATTAGGGCTTGAGGAAACCTATTTTGACGATTATATCCACAATGGCAATTCCATTTTAAGACCTATCCACTACCCGCCCATAGTAGAAGAACCAAAGGACGCCGTGAGAGCTGCTGCGCATGGGGACATCAATTTAATTACATTGTTAATGGGCGCCCAAGGTCGAGGCCTTCAGGTACAAAATCATAAAGGCGAATGGATTGATGCCATAGCCCAACCTGACGAACTAATGATCAATGTGGGAGACATGCTATCAAGACATACCAATAATAAACTAAAATCTACTATTCACCGTGTGGTGAATCCTCCAAAAGAACTTTGGGGAACGTCTCGTTATTCCATTCCATTTTTTATGCATCCCGTTTCCGAAATGAAATTGGATGTTTTGGATACTTGTGTGGACGAAGAACACCCTAAATTATATGAAGATACCACTGCTGGAGAATTCCTTCACGAACGTCTAGTAGAATTAGGACTCATTAAACAATAA
- a CDS encoding translation initiation factor — translation MDLQDQLKNLFPDHTPEPETETASPENDIWMQDDPIICKYEKRKGKPITILEGYTGATEDFKLLAKELKTKLSVGGSFKDDKIIIQGDYRDKIMQILKEKGFAVKRVGG, via the coding sequence ATGGATTTACAGGATCAATTAAAAAACCTTTTCCCAGATCACACACCTGAACCTGAAACCGAAACTGCCTCCCCAGAAAATGATATCTGGATGCAGGACGACCCCATTATTTGCAAATACGAAAAGCGTAAAGGAAAACCTATTACTATCCTTGAAGGCTATACGGGTGCTACCGAAGATTTTAAACTCTTGGCCAAAGAACTCAAAACCAAACTTAGTGTTGGAGGCAGTTTTAAAGACGATAAAATTATCATTCAAGGAGATTACAGAGATAAAATCATGCAAATCCTAAAAGAAAAAGGGTTTGCCGTAAAACGTGTAGGAGGATAA
- a CDS encoding DUF1835 domain-containing protein — protein METLHITNGGQLTKKLLEHDITGDILTWDEMLCEGPTTQDIDSKEFVQLRKEFFRDIYDLEFDEKKFYIDINKLNQPENYSEIILWFEYDLFCHINLIAVLSLILQKKMNLPLYLVCSGRVEGEKNLKGLSELTQDQLFEHYDSRVKLKDFDINLGDTLWSIYCGKDHNLLKPFITTNSSFEYLSNCLKAHLERFPDSKSGLSVLEQNILIIVRDNTIKSRHHLLGYILNYQGYYGFGDIQINRLIEHLSMFFDEKESGISLNRKGHEAILNQYNFAMDINNNIWYGGVNRLDFQFSKQENKLIKTPINAL, from the coding sequence ATGGAGACGCTTCACATTACAAATGGTGGACAACTCACCAAAAAACTGCTCGAGCACGACATTACTGGCGATATCCTCACTTGGGACGAAATGCTTTGTGAAGGTCCTACCACCCAAGATATAGACTCTAAGGAATTTGTTCAATTACGAAAAGAATTCTTTAGAGACATATACGACTTGGAATTTGATGAAAAGAAATTCTATATAGACATCAACAAACTTAACCAGCCGGAAAACTATTCGGAAATCATCTTGTGGTTTGAATACGATTTGTTTTGCCACATCAATCTTATTGCGGTACTGAGTCTTATTCTTCAAAAAAAAATGAACCTTCCGCTCTACCTTGTATGTAGTGGCCGCGTAGAAGGTGAAAAAAATCTTAAGGGATTGTCTGAACTTACTCAAGACCAACTTTTTGAACATTATGACTCAAGAGTCAAACTTAAAGATTTCGATATTAATCTAGGAGATACTTTATGGAGCATCTATTGTGGAAAAGACCACAATCTGCTAAAACCATTTATCACCACCAATTCTTCATTTGAATATTTGAGTAATTGCCTCAAAGCTCATTTGGAGCGTTTTCCCGATTCTAAAAGTGGGTTAAGTGTACTAGAACAAAATATCTTGATTATTGTTCGGGATAACACTATCAAGTCTAGACATCATCTTTTAGGCTATATTTTGAATTACCAAGGGTATTATGGATTTGGAGACATTCAAATTAACCGATTGATCGAACATTTATCAATGTTTTTTGATGAAAAGGAAAGCGGTATTTCCCTTAACCGCAAAGGCCATGAAGCTATTTTGAACCAATATAATTTTGCTATGGACATTAACAACAATATTTGGTATGGCGGAGTAAATAGATTGGATTTTCAATTTAGTAAACAGGAGAACAAACTCATCAAAACTCCCATAAATGCCCTTTAA
- a CDS encoding nucleoside phosphorylase — MPFKASELILNPDGSVYHLNLLPENVATTIILVGDPDRVDQVTQQFDVIEFKKRKREFHTQTGTYKNKRITVISTGIGTDNIDIVLNELDALVNIDFSKKDIKENLTSLEIVRIGTSGSIQKHIPVDSFVISKQAIGFDNLLTFYNTTGISLLDDVSESFVKHSNWSKDKSKPYVIECSNSLYERLQSGTTIDGFTGTNVGFYGPQGRILRLSIEDRDLNSKLATFKHDGLSITNLEMETSAIYGLSSLLNHKAVSMNAIIANRATGEFSNNPKETIKRLIRYTLDKLTEN, encoded by the coding sequence ATGCCCTTTAAAGCTTCTGAACTTATTTTAAACCCTGATGGTTCCGTTTACCATTTAAATTTATTGCCAGAAAACGTCGCCACAACCATAATACTTGTGGGTGACCCAGATCGCGTTGACCAGGTAACACAACAGTTTGATGTCATTGAATTCAAAAAAAGAAAGCGGGAATTTCATACGCAAACCGGCACATATAAAAACAAGCGTATCACGGTTATCTCCACAGGTATTGGCACCGATAATATTGATATTGTTCTTAATGAACTGGATGCTTTGGTTAACATTGATTTTTCCAAAAAAGATATCAAAGAAAACCTTACTTCATTAGAAATCGTTAGAATTGGGACTTCGGGATCCATACAAAAACATATTCCTGTAGACAGTTTTGTTATCAGCAAACAAGCCATAGGTTTTGATAATCTTTTGACGTTTTATAATACAACGGGAATAAGCCTTTTGGATGATGTTTCTGAAAGCTTTGTCAAACACAGCAATTGGTCTAAAGACAAATCAAAACCCTATGTTATAGAATGCAGCAACTCTTTGTATGAACGCTTACAATCAGGCACAACCATTGATGGTTTTACAGGCACAAATGTTGGCTTTTATGGCCCACAGGGAAGAATATTACGATTAAGCATTGAAGATCGAGATTTGAACAGTAAATTAGCAACCTTTAAGCATGATGGATTATCGATTACCAATTTAGAAATGGAAACTTCTGCTATCTATGGGTTATCGAGCTTATTGAATCACAAGGCAGTTTCTATGAACGCCATTATTGCAAATAGAGCAACGGGTGAATTCAGTAACAATCCTAAAGAAACTATAAAACGCTTAATACGTTATACTTTAGATAAATTAACGGAGAATTAA
- a CDS encoding substrate-binding domain-containing protein: MKTVKIGGVPEHFNLAWYLTLKKGEYKDVGINLRWKDYFGGTGEMCNALREGEIDLAVILTEGIIKDIIEGNPSKIVQTFVASPLIWGIHVAQNSKYKTIEDLKGSKAAISRFGSGSHLMAYINAQDNGWDTAKDLDFEVIDNLDGAIKGLTNGAADYFMWEKFTTKPIVDNGTFRRVGNCPTPWPCFVIAVRNEFLEANQETVKTILDIINNTTKDFKDIPNIDQTISKRYDQKLEDVQEWLSLTEWSQSNLDKNTVEVVQNKLLDLNIIDSKLDYDALVENVN, encoded by the coding sequence ATGAAAACCGTAAAAATAGGAGGCGTACCAGAACATTTCAATTTGGCATGGTACCTAACTTTAAAAAAAGGAGAATATAAAGATGTTGGCATCAACCTAAGATGGAAAGATTATTTTGGTGGTACTGGCGAAATGTGCAATGCCTTGCGGGAAGGAGAAATTGATTTGGCCGTTATTTTAACCGAAGGCATCATAAAGGATATCATTGAAGGAAACCCCAGCAAAATAGTGCAAACCTTTGTAGCCTCTCCCCTAATTTGGGGTATTCATGTAGCCCAAAATTCAAAATATAAAACTATTGAAGACCTCAAAGGCTCCAAAGCAGCCATTAGCCGTTTTGGTTCAGGCTCCCACTTAATGGCCTATATCAACGCTCAGGACAATGGCTGGGACACCGCAAAGGATCTAGATTTTGAAGTAATTGACAACTTGGATGGCGCCATCAAAGGACTTACCAACGGGGCTGCTGACTACTTTATGTGGGAGAAATTTACCACAAAACCCATTGTAGACAACGGTACTTTTAGACGTGTGGGTAATTGCCCAACCCCTTGGCCTTGTTTTGTAATTGCGGTAAGAAATGAATTTTTGGAAGCAAACCAAGAAACGGTTAAAACTATTTTGGACATCATCAATAATACCACTAAAGACTTCAAAGACATTCCAAATATAGACCAAACTATTTCCAAACGATATGATCAAAAATTAGAAGATGTTCAGGAATGGCTAAGCTTAACCGAATGGTCTCAAAGCAATTTGGATAAGAATACCGTTGAAGTGGTTCAAAATAAATTATTGGATCTTAATATCATTGATTCCAAATTGGATTATGATGCGCTTGTAGAAAATGTTAATTAA
- the ung gene encoding uracil-DNA glycosylase, which produces MDLQLEPTWKASLKDEFNKSYFENLSEFVKDEYNKHTCYPPENKIFSAFEWCPLDKTKVVIIGQDPYHGPKQANGLCFSVTDGVAHPPSLINIFKEIESDLGKPYPVSGNLERWAQQGVLLLNATLTVRAHQAGSHQNKGWETFTDQIIKHISEEREGVVFLLWGGYAKKKVKLIDQSKHHVLTSGHPSPLSANRGYWFGNKHFSKTNLLLETNGKEPIEW; this is translated from the coding sequence ATGGACTTACAATTAGAACCTACTTGGAAAGCATCTTTAAAGGATGAGTTTAATAAATCTTATTTTGAAAATCTAAGCGAGTTTGTTAAAGATGAATATAATAAACATACTTGCTATCCTCCTGAAAATAAGATTTTCTCTGCTTTTGAATGGTGCCCTTTGGACAAGACCAAAGTTGTAATTATAGGTCAAGATCCATATCACGGGCCAAAACAAGCCAATGGTTTGTGTTTTTCGGTTACAGATGGGGTAGCTCATCCACCATCCTTGATCAATATTTTTAAAGAGATTGAAAGTGATTTGGGAAAACCTTATCCCGTTTCTGGTAATTTGGAACGTTGGGCCCAACAAGGGGTTTTGCTTCTAAACGCTACATTAACGGTGAGAGCCCATCAAGCAGGAAGTCATCAAAATAAAGGTTGGGAAACTTTTACAGACCAAATTATAAAACATATCAGTGAGGAAAGAGAGGGGGTCGTGTTTTTACTTTGGGGAGGCTATGCCAAAAAGAAAGTCAAGCTTATAGACCAATCCAAACATCACGTATTAACATCGGGGCATCCATCTCCTTTAAGCGCCAATAGAGGGTATTGGTTTGGTAATAAACACTTCAGTAAAACTAACTTGCTGCTCGAGACAAATGGGAAGGAACCGATTGAGTGGTAG
- a CDS encoding alpha/beta fold hydrolase yields the protein MKVKTFYWGLLVALLFMQCRSSINDYDEFAKIPPYVLDVSDVQRPYFEAYDKTLSLWGTDYEELYIPTTFGTAHVLVSGPENGEPIILLHGMNASSTSWYPNAKALSRKHRVFAIDLLIEPGKSDLVGEVENIEAVVSWYFEIFEKLKLDQFSIIGASRGGWLSVAIALHDNTRIKKMVLLSPAQTFKWISPSTGLLKNIIYALSPDQKRLEDVLESMSANVKKIDRKYKDQYLLGSQMDTINKFMVEMKPYSKTELNTLGMPVLVLIGDDDLINNEKSLEVAKENISNIAAEIIPNAGHFLSIDQAETVNRKIVEFLDLEPKEK from the coding sequence ATGAAAGTTAAAACGTTTTATTGGGGACTCTTGGTAGCGCTGTTGTTTATGCAATGCCGAAGCAGTATAAATGACTACGATGAGTTTGCAAAAATACCGCCATATGTGTTGGATGTAAGCGATGTACAGCGTCCTTATTTTGAAGCTTATGATAAAACGTTAAGTTTATGGGGAACAGACTACGAGGAACTTTACATTCCTACTACTTTTGGTACGGCTCATGTGCTTGTAAGTGGTCCTGAAAATGGAGAGCCTATTATTTTATTGCATGGCATGAATGCTAGTTCCACCAGTTGGTATCCCAATGCTAAGGCCTTGTCTAGAAAACATCGGGTGTTTGCTATTGATTTGTTGATAGAACCAGGAAAGTCTGATTTGGTTGGAGAAGTGGAAAATATTGAGGCTGTGGTGTCTTGGTATTTTGAAATATTTGAAAAGTTAAAACTTGATCAGTTTAGTATAATTGGAGCTTCAAGAGGTGGTTGGCTATCGGTAGCAATAGCTCTACATGATAATACAAGGATAAAGAAAATGGTATTGTTGAGCCCTGCTCAAACCTTTAAGTGGATATCGCCAAGTACAGGTTTGTTGAAAAATATCATTTATGCCTTATCTCCAGACCAAAAGCGTTTAGAGGATGTTTTGGAATCTATGTCAGCAAATGTGAAGAAGATCGATAGAAAGTACAAAGATCAATATCTTTTGGGAAGTCAAATGGATACCATCAATAAATTTATGGTCGAAATGAAACCTTATTCCAAAACCGAACTCAATACTTTAGGCATGCCTGTTTTGGTATTAATTGGTGACGATGATTTAATAAATAATGAAAAGAGTTTGGAGGTTGCTAAAGAAAATATTTCTAATATTGCTGCTGAAATCATTCCGAATGCAGGCCATTTTTTATCTATCGATCAAGCAGAGACGGTCAACCGTAAAATAGTGGAGTTTTTAGATTTGGAACCAAAGGAAAAATAG